One window from the genome of Candidatus Methylomirabilota bacterium encodes:
- a CDS encoding type II CAAX endopeptidase family protein codes for MRPVWTALLVYLVAVVTVLGLQLAAVTALVGWRGSIEVERDALVTLLAGVPASSLALIAIAFVAGGRPSSLTLRLRRGRIVGRGLAIVVLGTLALSQALESLTILLGVGPGPALDWIARTMADAPPLGVLLAVLVVGLLAPIGEELFFRGYLQTRLRRAWSPGPAIVVTALAFGVIHGEPVHGVLAFALGLYLGLLTERAESVVPAIICHAANNSVSVVLSAWVGSPESGGVNAAILVASAPVVAVAIWWMTRVPRSRPV; via the coding sequence ATGCGCCCGGTCTGGACCGCCCTCCTCGTCTACCTCGTCGCGGTGGTGACCGTGCTGGGCCTGCAGCTCGCCGCGGTGACCGCGCTCGTCGGCTGGCGCGGCTCGATCGAGGTGGAGCGCGATGCGCTGGTCACCCTGCTGGCCGGGGTGCCCGCCTCGTCGCTGGCCCTGATCGCCATCGCGTTCGTGGCCGGCGGCCGTCCGTCGAGCCTCACCCTGCGCCTCCGCCGCGGGAGGATCGTCGGCCGAGGCCTCGCGATCGTGGTGCTCGGTACCCTCGCGCTCAGCCAGGCGCTCGAGTCCCTCACCATCCTCCTCGGGGTGGGACCGGGGCCCGCACTGGACTGGATCGCGCGGACCATGGCCGACGCGCCGCCGCTCGGCGTGCTGCTCGCGGTGCTGGTGGTCGGCCTGCTGGCCCCGATCGGCGAGGAGCTGTTCTTCCGCGGCTACCTGCAGACGCGGCTCCGGCGGGCATGGAGCCCGGGCCCGGCGATCGTGGTCACCGCGCTGGCGTTCGGGGTGATCCACGGCGAGCCGGTCCATGGCGTGCTCGCCTTCGCGCTGGGACTCTACCTGGGTCTGCTGACCGAGCGCGCCGAGAGCGTGGTGCCCGCGATCATCTGCCACGCCGCGAACAACTCGGTCTCGGTGGTGCTGTCGGCGTGGGTGGGCTCACCGGAGAGCGGCGGCGTAAACGCGGCGATCCTCGTGGCGAGCGCCCCGGTCGTGGCAGTCGCGATCTGGTGGATGACCCGCGTACCGCGGTCGCGGCCGGTCTGA
- a CDS encoding cytochrome c3 family protein encodes MRTTRPAVFGSAAIAAVLIGILIGFPLSAAKSATAPASGQKAASGHGAAGGVDPRVIDRGKALFGQYCANCHGDDAKGDGIAGQNLPIKPQNLTEGRIVNALPDHFLHSVIAHGGQAVGLSPLMPNFTPYLSDYQINEVIAYVRTLADPPYDPTKVLPVATTRQGPVQPIFFSHVIHAGSYQIACQYCHANARRGPSAGVPSVERCMGCHKIVAAEGNPEVQKLHGYWERKEPIPWVRIFKIPEHAQFPHKPHVQAGVQCQTCHGRIEAMERVHAETGQNIVNDLKNLALLPVAPPKLTMGWCVECHRNVNAKGVQGVQTAADAPIPSVHAPAGSESERRNAPLECVTCHH; translated from the coding sequence ATGCGTACGACTCGACCTGCCGTCTTCGGTAGTGCGGCCATCGCGGCCGTCCTGATCGGAATCCTCATCGGCTTTCCCCTATCCGCGGCCAAGTCCGCGACCGCGCCCGCCTCGGGCCAGAAGGCCGCGTCGGGACACGGGGCCGCGGGTGGCGTCGATCCGCGCGTCATCGACCGGGGCAAGGCTCTCTTCGGTCAGTACTGCGCCAACTGCCACGGCGATGACGCCAAGGGCGACGGCATCGCCGGACAGAATCTGCCGATCAAGCCCCAGAACCTGACCGAGGGACGGATCGTCAATGCGCTGCCGGATCATTTCCTGCACAGCGTGATCGCCCACGGCGGGCAGGCGGTCGGGCTCTCGCCGCTGATGCCGAATTTCACCCCGTATCTGTCCGACTATCAGATCAACGAGGTGATCGCGTACGTTCGGACCCTCGCGGATCCGCCGTACGATCCGACCAAGGTGCTGCCGGTGGCCACCACCCGGCAGGGCCCGGTGCAGCCGATCTTCTTCAGCCACGTCATCCACGCGGGCTCCTACCAGATCGCCTGCCAGTACTGCCACGCCAACGCGCGCCGCGGGCCGTCCGCGGGTGTGCCGTCGGTCGAGCGCTGCATGGGATGCCACAAGATCGTGGCCGCCGAGGGCAATCCCGAGGTGCAGAAGCTCCACGGCTACTGGGAGCGGAAGGAGCCCATTCCGTGGGTCCGCATCTTCAAGATCCCGGAGCACGCTCAGTTCCCGCACAAGCCGCACGTGCAGGCGGGCGTGCAGTGCCAGACCTGCCACGGCCGGATCGAGGCCATGGAGCGGGTGCACGCCGAGACCGGGCAGAACATCGTCAACGACCTGAAGAATCTCGCCCTGCTCCCGGTCGCGCCGCCGAAGCTCACCATGGGCTGGTGCGTGGAGTGCCACCGCAACGTCAACGCCAAGGGCGTGCAGGGCGTGCAGACCGCCGCGGACGCGCCCATTCCGTCGGTGCACGCGCCGGCGGGCAGCGAGAGCGAGCGCCGCAACGCCCCGCTCGAGTGCGTGACCTGCCACCACTAG
- a CDS encoding class I SAM-dependent methyltransferase has protein sequence MRSEAIRSVIRAYDDPIVRAYCWGRFWILRQRFLDEIGQYLPPRGRVLDLGCGFGLFSLYYATARPALSVEGFDRNPRRIAMARAAAARLGLPNVRYEVGDVMDFRGGERFDAAYMLDIVHHIPPHAVRPLVERVARTLPEGGRLLVKDVDRHPAYKRWFTLALDKVMDPAAPVRYWGTEELQNLLEEVGFDVHRHLMVDVLPYPHVLYIARRRA, from the coding sequence ATGCGAAGCGAAGCGATTCGTAGCGTCATCCGCGCGTACGACGACCCGATCGTGCGGGCGTACTGCTGGGGCCGCTTCTGGATCCTGCGCCAGCGCTTCCTCGACGAGATCGGGCAGTACCTGCCGCCCCGCGGCCGCGTGCTGGACCTGGGCTGCGGCTTCGGCCTGTTCTCCCTCTACTACGCGACGGCGCGCCCGGCGCTCAGCGTGGAGGGCTTCGACCGCAACCCGCGTCGCATCGCGATGGCGCGCGCGGCCGCGGCACGGCTCGGCCTGCCCAACGTGCGCTACGAGGTCGGCGACGTGATGGACTTCCGCGGCGGCGAGCGGTTCGACGCCGCCTACATGCTCGACATCGTGCACCACATCCCGCCGCACGCGGTGCGCCCCCTCGTGGAGCGCGTGGCCCGCACGCTGCCGGAGGGCGGCCGGCTCCTCGTGAAGGACGTCGACCGGCATCCGGCCTACAAGCGCTGGTTCACCCTCGCGCTCGACAAGGTGATGGACCCGGCGGCGCCCGTCCGCTACTGGGGCACCGAGGAACTGCAGAATCTGCTCGAGGAGGTCGGCTTCGACGTGCACCGACACCTGATGGTGGACGTGCTGCCGTATCCCCACGTGCTCTACATCGCCCGGCGGCGCGCGTGA
- a CDS encoding ABC transporter ATP-binding protein — translation MAILHDVTLEVRTGEMVSVIGPNGAGKSTAFKTIVGFLRPTHGRVRFDGQDITGLRPDQVLHRGLAYVPQGRIVFPQMTVLENLEMGAYIERDAGRIRHALDRVYTLFPILAQRRGQKAGTMSGGEQQMVAIARALMTTPKLILLDEPSLGLAPKFVSLIFDKLSDMRRAGFTLMVVEQNAARALAVADRGYVLELGRNRFEGGGQTLLQDPEVKRLYLGG, via the coding sequence ATGGCCATCCTCCACGACGTGACGCTGGAGGTGCGGACCGGCGAGATGGTGAGCGTGATCGGCCCCAACGGCGCCGGCAAGTCCACCGCGTTCAAGACCATCGTGGGGTTCCTCCGGCCCACCCACGGCCGGGTGCGCTTCGACGGCCAGGATATCACCGGGCTGAGGCCCGATCAGGTGCTGCACCGCGGCCTGGCCTACGTGCCCCAGGGTCGCATCGTGTTCCCGCAGATGACGGTGCTGGAGAATCTCGAGATGGGCGCCTACATCGAGCGCGACGCCGGCCGCATCCGCCACGCGCTCGACCGCGTCTACACCTTGTTCCCGATCCTGGCCCAGCGCCGGGGCCAGAAGGCCGGCACGATGTCCGGGGGCGAGCAGCAGATGGTGGCGATCGCGCGCGCGCTCATGACCACCCCGAAGCTGATCCTGCTCGACGAGCCGTCGCTCGGGCTGGCTCCGAAGTTCGTCTCGCTGATCTTCGACAAGCTGAGCGACATGCGGCGCGCCGGCTTCACCTTGATGGTGGTGGAGCAGAATGCGGCCCGGGCGCTGGCGGTGGCCGACCGCGGGTACGTCCTCGAGCTGGGCCGCAATCGGTTCGAGGGCGGAGGCCAGACGCTCCTGCAGGACCCGGAGGTCAAGCGCCTCTACCTGGGCGGCTGA
- a CDS encoding ABC transporter ATP-binding protein: protein MPPVLEVREAVKRFGGVAAVNRVSLSLEPGRVYGLIGPNGSGKTTLFNCITGVDRVDEGEIWFKGRRIDRLKPHRIFHLGMGRTFQVIRVFPELTALENLLVVTTSGYEEARRRARDLLGLVKLERLADEFAGNLSYGQQKLVELARVLMTDPDLILLDEPAAGVNRTLLNELLDAVRRLRDQGKTVLLVEHDMKVVMGLCETVFVLDHGEKLAEGAPGVIQADERVIEAYFGR from the coding sequence ATGCCGCCGGTGCTCGAGGTTCGGGAGGCGGTCAAGCGATTCGGCGGCGTGGCCGCGGTCAACCGCGTGTCGCTCTCGCTCGAGCCGGGCCGGGTCTACGGGCTCATCGGCCCCAACGGCTCGGGCAAGACCACGCTGTTCAACTGCATCACCGGCGTGGATCGGGTCGACGAGGGCGAGATCTGGTTCAAGGGCCGCCGCATCGACCGGCTCAAGCCGCACCGGATCTTCCACCTCGGGATGGGGCGCACCTTCCAGGTGATCCGCGTGTTCCCCGAGCTGACCGCGCTGGAGAACCTCCTGGTCGTCACCACGAGCGGCTACGAGGAGGCGCGCCGCCGCGCCCGCGACCTGCTCGGGCTGGTGAAGCTCGAGCGGCTCGCCGACGAGTTCGCGGGCAATCTCTCGTACGGGCAGCAGAAGCTCGTGGAGCTCGCCCGGGTGCTCATGACCGATCCCGATCTGATCCTGCTCGACGAGCCGGCGGCCGGGGTCAACCGCACCCTGCTCAATGAATTGCTCGACGCGGTCCGGCGGCTGCGCGACCAGGGCAAGACCGTGCTGCTGGTCGAGCACGACATGAAGGTCGTGATGGGCCTCTGCGAGACGGTGTTCGTGCTCGATCACGGCGAGAAGCTGGCCGAGGGGGCGCCCGGCGTCATCCAGGCCGACGAGCGGGTCATTGAGGCCTATTTCGGCCGCTAG
- a CDS encoding glycosyltransferase family 39 protein: MLAYLLWASRGWPLIHDAPLMHYIAWLIDQGGVPYRDAFDMNLPGVYLLHMAVLRVGGAGDVAWRLFDLGWLAVTCGVLAVYCRRIGEGWGPAAAALLFAVYHLSGGAWHAGQRDYLLCLFLLLGAWGVARGTEQPGPGAFAWGGLALGAAMTIKPHAALYWIVCAAVAARDRSRAVSPWRAAGLVLAAGLVVPAAVFGWLAWRGGLRPFLDLFGGYVVPLYSHVGRVSPWPAIGQHLYGRRLIALFGLLVVLALLAPMPREPAAKGLALGGVLYGLVHFVAQGKGWEYQLYPLAAFCCALAPAAVVSARRARWSRLLDLFGARRPLGLAAWALLVTVLGTKAVKMSATDGITEKADRVAAITRDLQPLAPLGATVQVMDTTAGGIHALLRLHLRQPTRFIYDFPFFHDVGDPRIEALRAELIDGLLAGRPAAIVVLEESWPDPDRGYGRLETFPRLQEYLERAYEPPLEGPGYRIYAKRSDS, translated from the coding sequence GTGCTCGCGTACCTGCTCTGGGCCTCGCGCGGCTGGCCGCTGATCCACGACGCGCCCCTCATGCACTACATCGCCTGGCTGATCGATCAGGGCGGCGTGCCGTACCGCGACGCGTTCGACATGAACCTGCCCGGCGTCTACCTGCTGCACATGGCCGTGCTGCGCGTCGGGGGAGCGGGCGACGTGGCGTGGCGGCTGTTCGATCTGGGCTGGCTCGCCGTCACCTGCGGTGTGCTCGCGGTCTACTGCCGCCGCATCGGCGAGGGCTGGGGGCCCGCGGCCGCGGCGCTGCTGTTCGCGGTCTACCACCTGAGCGGCGGCGCCTGGCATGCGGGGCAGCGCGACTACCTGCTCTGCCTCTTCCTCCTGCTCGGCGCCTGGGGCGTCGCGCGCGGCACGGAGCAGCCCGGGCCTGGCGCCTTCGCCTGGGGCGGCCTCGCCCTCGGCGCGGCCATGACCATCAAGCCGCACGCCGCGCTCTACTGGATCGTTTGCGCCGCGGTCGCCGCGCGCGATCGATCGCGCGCGGTCTCGCCCTGGCGGGCCGCCGGGCTCGTGCTCGCCGCCGGGCTCGTGGTGCCGGCCGCGGTCTTCGGCTGGCTGGCCTGGCGGGGCGGGCTCCGGCCGTTCCTCGATCTCTTCGGCGGGTACGTCGTTCCCCTCTACAGTCATGTGGGCCGAGTGTCGCCGTGGCCGGCGATCGGGCAGCATCTCTATGGTCGTCGCCTGATCGCTCTGTTCGGCCTGCTCGTCGTGCTGGCCCTGCTCGCGCCGATGCCGCGGGAGCCGGCCGCCAAGGGGTTGGCGCTCGGCGGCGTGCTGTACGGTCTCGTCCACTTCGTGGCTCAGGGCAAGGGGTGGGAGTACCAGCTCTATCCGTTGGCCGCCTTCTGCTGTGCCCTGGCTCCCGCGGCGGTGGTGTCCGCTCGCCGCGCCCGGTGGTCGCGGCTGCTCGACCTCTTCGGGGCCCGTCGCCCTCTGGGCCTCGCGGCGTGGGCCCTGCTCGTGACCGTGCTCGGAACCAAAGCGGTGAAGATGTCCGCCACAGATGGGATCACCGAGAAGGCCGACCGGGTCGCGGCCATCACGCGCGACCTGCAGCCGCTGGCTCCGCTCGGCGCCACCGTACAGGTCATGGACACCACCGCGGGCGGCATCCATGCGCTGCTGCGGCTGCACCTGCGGCAGCCCACGCGCTTCATCTATGACTTCCCGTTCTTCCACGACGTCGGCGACCCTCGCATCGAGGCGCTGCGCGCCGAGCTCATCGACGGGCTCCTGGCCGGCCGCCCGGCCGCCATCGTCGTCCTGGAGGAAAGCTGGCCCGACCCGGACCGTGGCTACGGCCGGCTCGAGACGTTTCCGCGCCTCCAGGAGTATCTGGAGCGCGCCTACGAGCCGCCGCTCGAGGGCCCGGGATACCGGATCTATGCGAAGCGAAGCGATTCGTAG